One Natronomonas moolapensis 8.8.11 genomic region harbors:
- a CDS encoding DUF7311 family protein: MIRVVLAVALAAAIFGLVMPSVEHADRERSAALATEELERLRDAAERLAAENDPVAPGRDPAATTVALEPPEPTFAEPGRLRIADDSLRWESSVGRNVTIDVAVPVRIDDPAILTDRARVRLALVRTDGAAVVRLRVGRERVYIRTRGQTPRVRPTAVIGGGLSL; the protein is encoded by the coding sequence GTGATCCGCGTCGTCCTCGCCGTCGCGTTGGCTGCGGCGATATTCGGCCTCGTGATGCCGAGCGTCGAGCACGCCGACCGGGAGCGAAGCGCCGCGCTCGCCACCGAGGAGCTCGAACGGCTGCGCGACGCCGCCGAACGGCTCGCGGCCGAGAACGATCCCGTCGCGCCAGGGCGGGATCCGGCCGCGACGACCGTCGCACTCGAACCGCCCGAGCCGACGTTCGCCGAGCCCGGTCGGCTCCGGATCGCGGACGACAGCCTGCGGTGGGAGTCCTCTGTCGGCCGTAACGTGACAATCGATGTCGCGGTCCCGGTCCGCATCGACGACCCGGCGATCCTCACCGATCGAGCGCGAGTCCGGCTAGCGTTGGTTCGGACCGACGGGGCCGCCGTGGTTCGGCTCCGGGTCGGCCGGGAGAGGGTTTATATACGAACGCGCGGCCAGACGCCCCGTGTTCGCCCGACTGCTGTCATCGGAGGAGGACTGTCGCTGTGA
- a CDS encoding RNA-guided endonuclease TnpB family protein — MSETVTKTLQATLATPTTGKEQRLQRLLDTYREALHDAFDNRADTMSAVNDVVTPYDLPYQAKDALKSYVPKLRSTYNTEELDDEHPLRLVNRAATFDYSDEREHGFVWQAPQPGRGTNFWIPLRINPEQESLWFDLLSEDAKAGELRLQRHRTSWELHVTVEYPVEEPTDSDDETYIGFDVGESALITGCALKRDAPRKPMLVSGSRARHLRKEMHTTLQRLQERDASEWRIDERFDHYQNALTDIVEKASRQAVEYAESFENPVIVLEDLSYIRESLDYGKLMNRRLHSWAFARLQGRIEDKAAEAGIRVEYVNAAYTSQTCHACGRLGRRSQQAEFVCPHEDCHVSEFQADINAAANIAGRANPWGESVRWEPGRDDSPRDRSACDSATVHRETSPRTGQMTLSAFSD; from the coding sequence GTGTCCGAGACGGTGACGAAGACGCTACAGGCCACGCTCGCAACGCCCACCACGGGCAAAGAGCAACGCTTACAACGACTCTTGGACACCTACCGCGAAGCACTCCACGACGCCTTCGACAACAGGGCCGACACAATGTCTGCCGTCAACGACGTTGTGACGCCCTACGACCTGCCGTATCAAGCCAAAGACGCGCTCAAATCTTACGTCCCGAAACTCCGCTCGACGTACAACACCGAAGAGTTGGACGACGAGCATCCGCTTCGACTCGTCAACCGGGCCGCGACGTTCGACTACTCCGACGAGCGCGAACACGGTTTCGTGTGGCAGGCCCCGCAACCTGGACGCGGGACGAACTTCTGGATTCCGCTTCGGATCAACCCCGAGCAGGAATCTCTGTGGTTCGACCTGCTCTCCGAGGACGCGAAGGCGGGCGAACTACGGCTACAGCGACACCGCACGTCGTGGGAGTTGCACGTCACCGTCGAATACCCGGTCGAAGAACCGACCGACTCGGACGACGAGACATACATCGGTTTCGACGTCGGTGAGAGCGCGTTGATCACGGGCTGTGCCCTCAAACGCGACGCACCACGGAAGCCGATGCTCGTCAGCGGCAGTCGAGCGCGACACCTCCGCAAAGAAATGCACACCACACTGCAACGGCTTCAAGAGCGCGATGCTTCGGAGTGGCGGATCGACGAGCGATTCGACCACTACCAGAACGCGCTCACAGATATCGTCGAGAAAGCGTCTCGGCAGGCCGTCGAGTACGCCGAGTCCTTCGAGAATCCCGTTATCGTTCTCGAAGACCTGTCGTACATCCGCGAATCGCTGGATTACGGCAAACTCATGAATCGGCGTTTGCACTCATGGGCGTTTGCCCGGCTACAGGGCCGAATCGAAGACAAAGCGGCCGAGGCAGGGATTCGCGTCGAGTACGTCAACGCGGCGTACACCTCGCAGACGTGCCACGCCTGCGGTCGTCTCGGCCGGCGGAGTCAGCAAGCGGAGTTTGTGTGTCCGCACGAGGACTGCCACGTATCGGAGTTCCAAGCAGACATCAACGCGGCGGCGAACATCGCCGGTCGCGCTAACCCGTGGGGAGAAAGCGTCCGTTGGGAACCCGGACGCGATGACTCGCCTCGGGATAGGAGCGCCTGTGACAGCGCCACAGTTCACCGAGAGACGAGTCCGAGAACCGGACAGATGACGCTCTCGGCGTTTTCGGACTGA
- a CDS encoding DUF7310 family coiled-coil domain-containing protein, with the protein MPPTNTDRDPPSTDGDPSPAGIDHDRETLKRRLEAVERALSEEEPIERANRIDELESRVVELEAAVQALRGYVGSVRAVNEEIELRADRALRKAEAVERNVAPGRFRHGAGSAPDGGGEDAGRSDPAPVFGSEPDVESGEASASAADGRSSDRPTPLERLRERL; encoded by the coding sequence ATGCCCCCGACCAACACCGACCGCGATCCCCCCTCGACTGACGGCGATCCGTCCCCGGCCGGGATCGACCACGACCGCGAGACGCTCAAGCGGCGGCTCGAAGCCGTCGAACGGGCGCTCTCGGAGGAGGAACCGATCGAGCGGGCCAACCGGATCGACGAGCTGGAGTCGCGGGTCGTCGAACTCGAGGCGGCGGTACAGGCGTTGCGCGGCTACGTCGGGTCCGTCCGGGCGGTCAACGAGGAGATCGAACTGCGGGCCGACCGCGCTCTCCGGAAGGCCGAAGCCGTCGAGCGAAACGTCGCCCCAGGCCGGTTCCGCCACGGTGCCGGCTCGGCCCCCGATGGCGGCGGCGAAGACGCCGGCAGGTCCGATCCTGCCCCGGTGTTCGGGTCCGAACCGGACGTCGAGTCCGGAGAGGCCTCGGCGTCCGCGGCCGACGGCCGGTCCAGCGACCGCCCGACGCCCCTCGAACGGCTTCGCGAACGGTTGTGA
- a CDS encoding ATPase, T2SS/T4P/T4SS family, producing the protein MFARLLSSEEDCRCESTFDADRLSVESDECPGGGRLSEEPACRRTVVEALERRDVESVRTRSDGFERAYEDGAAGFLVAAGRFADAASFHDEALADRARADPLGAAQAAAGRNGPVAELVAQTGLAAFLGSDYRTALRPQIGPTVAESRVATRPPVGATLRDRYELETGAVVRRYEATEMGTYHLTPAEHRLDPADTATLAAAHGRLARGAIEGGERAPARAVRSVADPGQPVETLTAALGKHTRGLGVLEDCFADPDVTDAFATAPVTENPIRVRCGGETLRTNVRLTEDGVAALSSRFRRSSGRAFSQASPTLDATADAGGRRVRIAGVTDPVSDGTGFTFRAHDEEAFRIADLVDNGTLPASIAAFLSVTTKRGAATLLAGSRGAGKTTLLGALLWEIPPDVRTVAIEDTPELPVSELQSDGRDVQPLRVTTGDGASITATEALRTALRLGDGALVVGEVRGEEAKVLYEAMRVGAADGTVLGTIHGGGGESVKERVVTDLGVAESAFADTDLVVTLEAYEDGGSRRRRVRAIESVRRSPDGVGFELLYDADSRTLRVADSRLLEELSTPTETAADVESAIHNRTAELEV; encoded by the coding sequence GTGTTCGCCCGACTGCTGTCATCGGAGGAGGACTGTCGCTGTGAGTCGACGTTCGATGCCGACCGCCTCTCCGTCGAGAGCGACGAGTGCCCCGGCGGCGGGCGGCTCAGCGAGGAACCGGCCTGCCGCCGGACCGTCGTCGAAGCGCTCGAACGGCGCGACGTCGAATCGGTTCGGACGCGGTCGGACGGGTTCGAACGGGCCTACGAGGACGGTGCTGCCGGCTTCCTCGTCGCCGCCGGCCGCTTCGCCGACGCCGCGTCGTTTCACGACGAGGCGCTCGCCGACCGCGCTCGGGCGGACCCGCTCGGGGCGGCACAGGCAGCGGCCGGGCGGAACGGCCCGGTCGCGGAGCTCGTCGCCCAGACCGGGTTGGCGGCCTTCCTCGGGAGCGACTACCGAACGGCACTGCGCCCGCAGATCGGGCCGACGGTCGCGGAATCCCGCGTCGCAACGCGCCCCCCAGTCGGAGCGACGTTACGGGACCGCTACGAGCTCGAGACTGGCGCGGTCGTCCGCCGCTACGAGGCCACTGAAATGGGGACGTACCACCTCACGCCGGCCGAACACCGTCTCGACCCGGCGGACACCGCGACGCTCGCCGCGGCACACGGTCGGCTGGCCCGCGGCGCGATCGAAGGGGGCGAGCGCGCGCCCGCTCGGGCGGTCAGGTCGGTCGCCGACCCCGGACAGCCGGTCGAGACGTTGACCGCCGCCCTCGGCAAGCATACCCGTGGACTCGGGGTCCTCGAGGACTGCTTTGCTGACCCGGACGTGACCGACGCGTTCGCGACCGCCCCCGTCACCGAGAACCCAATTCGAGTCCGCTGTGGCGGCGAGACGCTCCGGACGAACGTCAGACTCACTGAGGACGGCGTCGCCGCGCTGTCGTCGCGGTTCCGACGGTCGAGCGGGCGGGCGTTTTCGCAGGCCAGCCCGACGCTCGACGCGACCGCGGACGCCGGCGGTAGACGGGTTCGGATCGCCGGGGTCACCGACCCAGTGAGCGACGGGACCGGGTTCACGTTCCGGGCCCACGACGAGGAGGCGTTCCGGATCGCCGACCTCGTCGACAACGGGACGCTCCCGGCGTCGATCGCGGCGTTTCTCTCTGTGACGACCAAACGCGGCGCTGCGACGCTGTTAGCCGGCTCGCGGGGGGCCGGCAAGACGACACTGCTCGGGGCGCTTCTGTGGGAGATTCCCCCCGACGTCCGGACAGTCGCCATCGAGGATACACCCGAACTTCCGGTTTCGGAGCTCCAGAGTGACGGCCGCGACGTCCAGCCGCTCCGCGTGACGACCGGGGACGGCGCGTCGATCACCGCGACCGAGGCGCTCCGGACGGCGCTTCGGCTCGGCGACGGGGCGTTGGTCGTCGGCGAGGTTCGCGGCGAGGAGGCGAAGGTGCTCTACGAGGCAATGCGGGTCGGTGCGGCCGACGGAACGGTGCTCGGGACGATTCACGGCGGCGGGGGCGAGTCGGTCAAAGAGCGCGTCGTCACCGACCTCGGCGTCGCCGAGTCGGCGTTCGCGGACACGGACCTCGTCGTGACCTTGGAAGCCTACGAGGACGGCGGATCGAGACGGCGACGGGTCCGCGCGATCGAGTCCGTTCGGCGGTCCCCCGACGGGGTCGGCTTCGAGCTGCTGTACGACGCCGATTCGAGGACGCTTCGCGTGGCCGACAGCCGGCTGCTCGAGGAGCTCTCGACGCCGACCGAGACCGCCGCCGACGTCGAATCAGCGATCCACAACCGAACGGCCGAACTGGAGGTCTGA